The genome window AGCATTTCAGTAGCTCAGCATTTTCAGCTCTACTGTTCAGAACACCAAGACTGTTTGAACATGTTCCTGGTCAAGTGGTAAGTTCAAATGTCATTTACATTTGACACAGTCGTACAGACCATTGGCTATGTCTTGTTTGTCAATGGCTCATCCATATGCACAAACGACATGGCTTGTGTAAATTGAATTCTAGTCAATAGATTGTATGGCAAGTAATGagttacagtatattcatagACTAAACTATATTTCCCTGTCTTTACCTATTTGAGCTAGACAAGAGGTACTTTTTGTTGCGTCCTTGCTAGAAATGCACTCCCTATGCTCTTTATGTTGCCTGAACTAAATTAGCTCTGTGACAAACCAATTGCCTTATCTCACATTCCCTCACAGCTCCTCTGGAGAGACGTGAAAAACCAGAACTTCCTGTCACTCTCCATCGTGACTGAAGCCATCACAGCTACGTCTATCACAGCACCTCTGCATATCTCTGTCCACCATGAGTGACGACAGGGAAAGACAGGGTGCCGATGGAGGCTGCGGGGCCAAACAGCCGCCCAACGTCAAACCCAAACCTGACAGCAAAGACAGCATCAAGAAGGAGAAAAAGGACAAATCCACCAAGGTGCGTAGGTCCATGAGCactgactcagagagaggagggggatctgggagaaggagggagcgaaagagagacAAAGGCTTGAGGAGAGAGCGTGGTAGAAGCGAGGAGAACAGGAGGCAAGACAGGGATGGAGATGACAGCAACCGGAAGGAGTCTGACCCCCAGGAAAATGACATGGAGGACACTGAGTGCGTGGTTTGCTTCTGCGAATACAACAACGTCTTTAAAACCCCCAAGCTGCTCTCCTGCGGGCACACCTTCTGTCTGGAGTGCCTGGCCCGGATCAACGTGAACTCCTTAGAGCTCAAGTCTCTTTCCTGCCCTGTGTGTCGAGAGCTCACCAAGCTGCCCCATGGCCGCAACCTGCCCCAGTTGGGCAACAACCAGGACATCTTCCGCAAACTCCCTCCAGAGATGCAGAGGGCGTTGTCCGTGCGCTTCAAGCGCAGCAAGGGCAAGCTGGTCCTCAAGAAGCCCCCTCCTGGTACTACTAGCCTGGCCAAGTCCAGCCTCACACTGCCCACTCTCAAGAAGCAGGACCGACAGGCCTCCAGCGACCTCCAGCTGGGCACCATGGACCAGGGCCTCGCCACTGTCGTGGATGTGGGTCGCCCCCCTAGCAGGGTCAGAGGTCGCCTGCGCAGGATGTTCCGCTCGGACCAGTGCTACTACACCGTGATGGCGTCCATCATCACCATCGCCGTGGCGCTGATGCTGATGGGCGTCCTGGCCTTCATGGTCATGCCCAATGAGGTCCTCCACAACGGCATCAAACCGCAGCAGGGGAATTCCAGCCAACCACAGGCCGGTTAACCAGGGGGTCAAATACcctgaggagaagaggggatggTGGTGGGATGAATGGAAGTAAGACCAGAGGAGATAATCACTCTGATGTTTTGAGAGGACAAAGATTGTCAGTGACCCTAGTATCTGCCGTTTCATTTTCTTTACTAATACTCAGTTACGAGGAAAATGTGAATGAACTGAAAAGAAAGGTGACCCTGAAAGCACTAGAGCACACTCAACTGGGGTCAATACATAACAAGGACCATGTTGTTTATGAAGGACTGATGCACTACTAATGGGAAAAGTGTATCAAGAGTTATTTTTTATCCACCATTTTGTCTTCCTTCCTGCAGTATACACATCATGAACAAGGAACATTTACCCAAATGTGAACGGGACAGCTATTGCAGTGAAGTGAGAGTGGACAATGGATGTTGTCTGGGGAAATGTAATTCATTAAAAAGTTGTGTATTATGTAATTGCACTGAAGTCTGTCATGGAGAATTATTTGATTACACAGAGCATTATCTTATTCTTTACATCGCGAAGTAAAAATGTTCCGCTCATGATTTTGTTTTACATTCGTTGATGTCTAACTAATGTGTGTTTACGTACAAAATATGAATATACATACGGAGTTCAAATAAGAATAATATATTTGTTAAAAAAAATAGATAAAAAAATAACAATGGGATAGGTCTCTCTTGCCATAGCAGAGGTATCCTACCACCCTGAAAAGAACGATTACATTTCCAATAGGCCCAGTGCCATGTTACATGCCGTTGCCTTACAGTAAAACCAAATGTGCTGATTTGATTTCTGATAAGATCTTTGTCTGGCGTAACGTTCCATGACATGTGCACCTTGGTTCCACCTTCCTCTTTTAGTCCCATTAGAGAATCATTTTCTTTTCTTTAATATACTATTTCCTgacaggttcagtgtgtgtgcgtgtgtgggtgtgtgtgtactgttttaACATTTTACTGAAAGCtatgagtatacaaaacattaaaaacacctgctcttccatggcatagactgaccaggtgaatacaggtgaaatctatgatcccttattgatgtcacttgttaaatccacttcaatcagtttcGATAAgtggaggagaccggttaaaagatttttaagccttgagacaattgagacatgtattgtgtatgtgtgccattcagagggggaatgggcaagacgaaagatgtaagtgcctttgaacagggtatggtagtaggtgccaggcacacggtttgtgtcaagaactccaatgctgctgggtttttcacactcaacagtttcctgtgtatatcaagaagggtccaccacccaatggacatccagccaacttgacacaactttgggaagcattgatgtcaacatgggccagcatccctgtggaacactttcaacaccttgtagagtccatgcccttaCGAATTTAGActgttttgagggcaaaaggggatatcaggaaggtgttcctaatgtttggtatactcagtgtatgtatcAGTGAAACAGTGTCACTAATCTGGCTATGCTAGTATGTCTTTGCCTTTTTTACAAGCATGTGTTTCAACCACTGTTCACCAGTCCAACCTATATTTAATGTTATGTTCTTATGGTAAATTCATCATGGTAAGTAATTATTACGGTAAACATATTCATTATAAGGTTCCCACTTTATAGTTCTATTCAGTGATGCAAAAGCAAGTAATTATATGCACATACTGAAGGCAGGTACATTGTAATTACATAGCATttgatgtctccctctctctctgtgtgtgtgtgtgtgtgtgtgtgtgtgtgtgtgtgtgtgtgtgtgtgtgtgtgtgtgtgtgtgtgtgtgtgtgtgtgtgtgtgtgtgtgtgtgtgtgtgtgtgtgtgtgtgtgtttataggagGGACATACAATAGGGCCAACTATTTCAGATTCGCGGTGTTTACATCTTCCCAGAAAGATAACACAACAATCCTTATTCATGTATTTTCAAATCTTTGACATTATGTAAGCCAGGCATAATGCTATAGGTGTTGTAAATTGTGACTTTATATAAATTGTCCATAGGCCATTCTATTCTAATCAATTTAAACCCATTTTATGCAATCTATTTCAACTTTGTGCAGGGACCAAACCTCGTTcgccattcctctcaaaaaagtTTGTAGCCTATGGACATTTACCCACCCTCGTTGACAAAGTATACTCACGACCCCGGGCTTGCCAGAGCTTCTGCTTGGGTAAACCAGACCCCGGTCCAGAAAGACCCTTGACGCAAATTGGATATTGGCCTAACATTGTGAGTGGTCGCGTTGAATAACTATGTCATCAAACATGGATATGTTTTCCTCTTGAATTACAGTGCTTGCATAAGTTAATGGTAGATGTGTGACTGAATAGAATTAACATTGCGGACAGTCACCACTAGAATATCGGCAACGATGGCTTCTACCCCTTCTGCTTCTGCTTTGTCCGCTGTTCTACGGTGTCGTGGGAAGATCCTAGCCAGGAATCAAGCAAACAAGAAGCGGCCTGCCACCTCGGGATACAATCTCGGATTGGCTTGCGGAGCGGTATGCGACTCCGTGCGGCCAAAACGAACTCCCTCAATATGGAAGTCATTTTTTCAAGAACGACTTGAGTTTGGAAATTGAGTGTTTTTGGAATATAACCCTGAGTCGAACACCAAGACGAGAGATTATGAGTCGGTAAATTATACTTGTCAAGCAAAGATTTCGGAGCCAAGAATTTGTGCGCCAGTGGTCCCGTGCTCCTTGAATATGCCAAATGCCCAAAATGAAAAATTACCCAAATGTGAAAGAATTTTAAAATGACGTAAAAAATTGGGACAAAATTTTAGAAACCTCCCCTGCCGTTTTGAATGTGACCATAACTTGGCACAATAAGGAAATAGAGGAAAATATGATCCCtgcttttataataataataataatatatgccatttagcagacgcttttatccaaagcgacttacagtcatgtgtgcatacattttatccTAAATGGTTGGTCTACTCTGAAGAACAGATGCATATTTTTCACCATATATGTGTCTGAAATAATGCAGGTGAAAGTGTGTTCTGCAGGTCCAGGCCAAGTGATGTAGGTGAAGCTGCCATGGAAGGACAGACCACGATCAGAGGAAAAAGCACCTCTGTCAAAAGTATTGCTAAACAGGTGAGTGAAGAACATTGAGATTTCATAATTATGCCTCTGCCATAGCTTACTGTGCCTGAACCAATGAAAAGTGGTGTGCTATACCCAATGTAAACCATACCCCAATGGAATGACAAATATGTCCAAAACAATGGGCTTCACAATGTAGCCTATTTTTGTTCGGTTTTGCAGGGTGAGTCATTGAATGGACAAAGTGGAAGTCCATTTGTTTAACAGCCTTTGATTGACACCAATCTCCTGAACAATGGACCTCAGAGGGCAGtgcacacccatacagacacacacacacacacacacaacaaatatGCATAGGCGATTCTCCCAGGCCCCAGGGCGGAATGTCCAATATGAAAACACACTGTAGTGTACCTGCTGTTTTAATATTTTCAAAGCCCTTTATATGGGACTTCCAGAAAGGCGATGAACTGTGAGCACCTGACTTTGAGACACGCAGGACGATGACATGTTTTCTTATCAGTTGACAAGTCACTCAGTTGTTTTGACAATCGCTTTGCTGTATGAAAGCCAACGATCTCTGTTAGCTCTGATGATTATTAGAAATAAACAAAACATCTGACAGATTTGTTTCAATATTGTTCAGGAAATAATTATGCTATGAACTCCATCAAATCAATCTAACCCTCTTTTGATTTATCCTGATACTCTATATTGTTTGTAGTCTTGTATTGGTCCTCAGGTTGCAGtgtatgtacactgagtgtacaaaatcttaggaacaacttcctaatattgagttgcaaccccttttgccctcagaacagcctcaattagtcggggcacggactacaaggtgtcaaaggTGTTCCACATGGATGcgggtccatgttgactccaatgattcTCACAGTTGACTggttgtcctttgggtggtggaccattcttgatacacacgatacacacgggaaactgttgagcgtgaaaaacccagcagcattgcagttcttaacacactcaaaccggtgtgcctggcacctactaccatacccagttcaaaggcacttaaatattttgtcttgcccattcaccctctgaatggcacacatacacaatccatgtctgaattgtctcaaggcttaaacatccttccccttcatctacactgattgaagtggatttaacaagtgatatcaataagggatcctagatttgacctgtattcacctgctcagtctatgtcatggaaagaccaggttttcctaatgttttgtacactcagtgtataatttCACACCTTATGAAATACAACATGTTCCATGTATTGTCACGGACACAAAGGTGTTAGGAATCTATTATCACATGACTAAAGGTGCAAATAAATGGGTGTGTGATAGACTATATAAGCCTATCCTGTTGCATAACTATGCCAGGTTGCCTTACAAGAATGAGATCTAAGTCCATTGACAACTTTCTTCTTTTGATTCTAGACAGGTGTCAACTGTGATTGTATAGTAACATTATATGTATCTTTATTGGCCTGAAGCCACATTTAGCCTTTTTGATGAATAACCAAGAATAATGGTATATTTTGTTATCTAGAATGTAATAGCCTATGCACGTTTAGATGATCCTGAAATGTATGATAATCGATTGCATGTTGTTTCCATTAGTTACTGAAATGGTAAGTAGGCATATGACCAATAAAGGCCTACAGCCCTTGTGGTGAATGCAATATTTTTGCATTTGTAAACACGAAAAACTCCTGTAAAAATAAAGGATTATTTTTTACCATGTAAGACACTCATGAATTATGAAAATATCTGGACTATATATATTTTGgggaaaataaattaacattaaGAACACGATAAAAAAAACCTTGCTCCAAAATATATGTATCTAAAATAGGCTTAAGACTAGTACACAGTGTGATACAGTTTGATGATTATGAATTATACTGTATTCGGTCAGTTCTATTTGGTACAGTTGGATACATTCTCAAGGTGACGGTTAAGGCGGGGCTTCCGGTAAAAATGTGCTATCCGGAAGTCTGCAGTCTTGTGAAAACATATGGCAAGAAATGAAGTTGATTTGataacaaacacaa of Oncorhynchus gorbuscha isolate QuinsamMale2020 ecotype Even-year linkage group LG15, OgorEven_v1.0, whole genome shotgun sequence contains these proteins:
- the LOC123997661 gene encoding RING finger protein 225-like; this translates as MSDDRERQGADGGCGAKQPPNVKPKPDSKDSIKKEKKDKSTKVRRSMSTDSERGGGSGRRRERKRDKGLRRERGRSEENRRQDRDGDDSNRKESDPQENDMEDTECVVCFCEYNNVFKTPKLLSCGHTFCLECLARINVNSLELKSLSCPVCRELTKLPHGRNLPQLGNNQDIFRKLPPEMQRALSVRFKRSKGKLVLKKPPPGTTSLAKSSLTLPTLKKQDRQASSDLQLGTMDQGLATVVDVGRPPSRVRGRLRRMFRSDQCYYTVMASIITIAVALMLMGVLAFMVMPNEVLHNGIKPQQGNSSQPQAG